In Candidatus Saccharibacteria bacterium oral taxon 488, one DNA window encodes the following:
- a CDS encoding methyltransferase domain-containing protein, with the protein MNECIERVLSLPQLTPSEEVNAAFTELVEKVVAHGEEPLLCDENRRHQVQQRCAVAEGELEQYWSRRIPGADNPWAELGAFPYHENYKELTRREIGLLGRAGLRLCGPSEVAMIGSGPLPLTGWWLHQLTGARITHVDASDEAIKLSRGLATALDWPGEFVTGLGQSVALDEGRYDVIYVAGLAGETLAEKQAIVDRALSALKPDGRLIARGAYGARTLLYPGFDADALEGVQLMEEYHPTDGVINSVFVYKPAQ; encoded by the coding sequence ATGAATGAATGTATTGAACGAGTGCTGAGCTTGCCGCAGCTCACACCTTCTGAGGAAGTTAATGCGGCGTTTACCGAATTAGTTGAGAAAGTGGTGGCGCACGGTGAAGAGCCACTGCTGTGTGATGAGAATAGGCGCCATCAGGTGCAGCAGCGGTGCGCGGTAGCCGAGGGAGAGCTGGAACAGTACTGGTCGAGGCGTATCCCAGGGGCGGATAACCCGTGGGCAGAGCTAGGAGCGTTTCCGTATCATGAAAATTATAAGGAGTTAACGCGGCGTGAGATTGGGCTGCTGGGACGAGCTGGGCTGCGGCTGTGTGGCCCCTCGGAAGTAGCGATGATCGGTAGCGGGCCGTTGCCGCTGACGGGCTGGTGGCTACATCAGCTAACGGGAGCGCGGATTACGCATGTTGATGCGTCGGACGAGGCGATTAAGCTATCGCGCGGCCTTGCCACGGCGCTTGATTGGCCGGGTGAATTTGTGACTGGTCTGGGCCAGTCGGTGGCGCTGGATGAGGGGCGGTATGATGTGATATATGTAGCGGGGCTGGCTGGCGAAACGCTGGCGGAAAAGCAAGCAATTGTTGATCGTGCACTATCAGCGCTCAAACCAGATGGGCGACTGATCGCGCGCGGGGCGTATGGGGCGCGCACCCTGCTCTACCCAGGGTTTGACGCTGACGCCCTTGAAGGTGTGCAGCTGATGGAGGAATACCATCCGACAGATGGGGTGATTAATTCGGTCTTTGTGTACAAGCCTGCGCAGTGA